A genomic region of Microlunatus sagamiharensis contains the following coding sequences:
- a CDS encoding RrF2 family transcriptional regulator: protein MRLSARVDYALRAMSELAAAEAPRTVDQLSAAQHIPNKYLESILGELRRGGLLRSQRGPEGGYRLARPADAISIADVIRALDGELANVRGSRPENLEYTGAAESLQQVWIALRASERQILEGVSLAHVARKDMPSLVGDLTADPAAWS from the coding sequence GTGAGGCTCTCCGCCCGGGTGGACTACGCGCTGCGCGCCATGAGCGAGCTGGCCGCGGCCGAGGCGCCGCGCACGGTCGACCAGCTCTCAGCCGCCCAGCACATCCCGAACAAGTACCTCGAGAGCATCCTGGGCGAGCTGCGCCGCGGCGGCCTGCTGCGCAGCCAGCGCGGTCCGGAGGGCGGCTACCGGCTGGCGCGTCCGGCCGACGCCATCAGCATCGCCGACGTGATCCGCGCCCTCGACGGCGAGCTCGCCAACGTGCGGGGCAGCCGCCCGGAGAACCTCGAGTACACCGGCGCCGCCGAGTCGCTGCAGCAGGTCTGGATCGCGCTGCGCGCCTCCGAGCGCCAGATCCTCGAGGGCGTCTCGCTGGCCCACGTGGCCCGCAAGGACATGCCCTCGCTGGTCGGCGACCTGACCGCGGACCCCGCCGCCTGGAGCTGA
- a CDS encoding sulfite exporter TauE/SafE family protein: protein MRKLIVLAVVGLLAQLVDGSLGMGYGVTSSTLLVLAGLTPAAASASVHFSELGTNLASGVSHWRLKNVDWRVVGRIAGPGAVGAFLGATVLSSLSTEAAAPVMAAILAALGAYILVRFVLGIRPRIAGRPGMKLLAPLGLVAGFVDATGGGGWGPVATPALLTDGRLQPRKVIGSVDTSEFAVSAAASLGFLFGLGAAGINWYFALALLAGGLVAAPLAAHLVRVAPTHLLGVAVGGMILLSNGRTLLKSADVATPGRFAVYAVVLLLTLAGLYVAAQRHRRAKAAAQQEESTRTEVPAAV, encoded by the coding sequence ATGCGCAAGCTGATCGTCCTGGCCGTCGTCGGCCTCCTCGCCCAGCTCGTCGACGGCAGCCTCGGCATGGGGTACGGCGTCACGTCCTCGACCCTGCTCGTCCTGGCCGGGCTCACGCCCGCGGCCGCGTCGGCCTCGGTGCACTTCTCCGAGCTCGGGACCAACCTGGCCTCGGGCGTCTCGCACTGGCGGCTGAAGAACGTCGACTGGCGCGTGGTCGGGCGGATCGCCGGGCCGGGCGCGGTCGGGGCGTTCCTCGGCGCCACCGTGCTGTCGAGCCTCTCGACCGAGGCCGCGGCGCCGGTCATGGCCGCCATCCTCGCCGCGCTCGGGGCGTACATCCTGGTGCGGTTCGTGCTGGGCATCCGCCCGCGGATCGCCGGGCGCCCGGGCATGAAGCTGCTCGCGCCGCTCGGGCTGGTCGCCGGGTTCGTCGACGCCACCGGGGGCGGCGGCTGGGGGCCGGTCGCCACGCCGGCGCTGCTCACCGACGGCCGGCTGCAGCCGCGCAAGGTCATCGGGTCGGTCGACACCTCCGAGTTCGCGGTCAGCGCCGCCGCCAGCCTCGGCTTCCTCTTCGGCCTCGGCGCCGCGGGCATCAACTGGTACTTCGCGCTGGCCCTGCTCGCCGGGGGCCTCGTGGCGGCGCCGCTCGCCGCGCACCTGGTGCGGGTCGCCCCGACCCACCTGCTCGGTGTGGCTGTCGGCGGGATGATCCTGCTGAGCAACGGCCGCACCCTGCTCAAGAGCGCCGACGTCGCGACCCCGGGCCGCTTCGCCGTCTACGCCGTGGTCCTGCTGCTCACCCTCGCCGGCCTCTACGTCGCCGCGCAGCGCCACCGCCGGGCGAAGGCCGCCGCCCAGCAGGAGGAGAGCACGCGGACCGAGGTCCCGGCCGCCGTCTGA